The Erythrobacter insulae genome window below encodes:
- the gltX gene encoding glutamate--tRNA ligase translates to MTITRFAPSPTGRLHVGNIRTALHNWMLAQKAGGQFILRIDDTDAARSKEEYVEAIRADLEWLGIEADREERQSERLDRYEAAFNSLREAGRIYPAYETQQELELKRKVLLGRGLPPIYDRGALELSDTERAQKEADGVQPHWRFKLDHDEPIQWEDGVRGIAKFDPKLLSDPVIRRADGSWLYMLPSTVDDIDMGITQVLRGEDHVSNTAVQIQMFTAMGAAVPAFAHEALLVGKEGKLSKRLGSLGCDTFREKGIEPEAILALLSRLGTSLPVEPITDRDVLLDTFDLTTFGRAPAKFDDADLDRINTAIVHGLPYDAVKHRLPEGMDEAGWHAVQPNIAIVDEVSEWWRLVTGPIEQPEFEAEDKAYLAEAVQALSWSDDPWSGLTSALKESTGRKGKALFLPLRQALTGMNHGPDMGELLPLIGEAEAKARLDRAAS, encoded by the coding sequence ATGACCATAACCCGTTTTGCCCCGTCACCCACGGGCCGGCTGCATGTCGGCAATATCCGCACCGCACTTCACAACTGGATGCTCGCTCAAAAAGCGGGCGGTCAGTTTATCTTGCGCATCGACGACACTGATGCTGCACGAAGCAAGGAGGAATATGTCGAGGCAATCCGCGCGGACCTTGAATGGCTTGGCATCGAGGCTGACCGTGAAGAGCGCCAATCGGAACGCCTCGACCGGTACGAGGCGGCTTTCAATTCATTGCGCGAAGCGGGCCGTATTTATCCGGCCTATGAAACCCAGCAAGAACTTGAGCTGAAGCGCAAAGTGTTGCTGGGCCGGGGTCTCCCGCCGATTTATGATCGCGGCGCGCTGGAACTCAGCGATACCGAACGCGCCCAGAAAGAGGCAGACGGTGTTCAGCCGCACTGGCGTTTTAAGCTCGATCATGATGAGCCGATCCAATGGGAAGACGGCGTGCGCGGCATCGCCAAATTCGATCCAAAGCTGCTTTCTGATCCGGTGATCCGGCGCGCCGATGGGTCGTGGTTGTATATGCTGCCGAGCACCGTCGATGATATCGACATGGGCATCACACAGGTTTTGCGCGGCGAAGATCACGTATCCAACACGGCTGTTCAGATTCAAATGTTCACCGCCATGGGTGCGGCGGTTCCCGCATTTGCCCATGAAGCCTTGCTGGTCGGCAAAGAGGGTAAGCTGTCGAAGCGCCTGGGGTCTTTGGGCTGCGACACGTTCCGTGAAAAGGGGATCGAACCCGAAGCCATTCTGGCCTTGCTGTCGCGGCTTGGCACATCACTGCCTGTCGAACCGATCACCGACCGCGATGTGTTGCTCGACACCTTTGATCTGACAACGTTCGGGCGTGCTCCGGCCAAGTTTGACGACGCCGATTTGGACCGGATCAACACGGCGATTGTCCACGGTTTGCCCTACGATGCGGTCAAACATCGCCTGCCCGAAGGCATGGACGAAGCCGGTTGGCATGCGGTGCAGCCAAACATCGCAATTGTCGATGAAGTATCCGAATGGTGGCGGCTGGTTACAGGCCCGATTGAGCAACCGGAATTCGAAGCGGAAGATAAAGCCTATCTGGCAGAAGCAGTGCAGGCGCTTTCATGGAGTGATGATCCATGGTCCGGCCTGACTTCAGCGTTGAAAGAAAGCACTGGCCGGAAAGGCAAGGCATTGTTCTTGCCGCTGCGCCAGGCTCTTACGGGTATGAATCACGGTCCTGACATGGGCGAATTGCTGCCATTAATTGGTGAAGCCGAGGCCAAAGCGCGGCTGGACCGCGCCGCATCATGA
- a CDS encoding nuclear transport factor 2 family protein produces the protein MSNTGLARQLFTAFAAGDADAARAVCSPDMTGSQNGGPAMGLETILHFAVAVKNAAPDFRYEDIVCSATETGFVEEHRVRATFGDGSELDLLVCIVADVQHGKISALREYFDTAAAAALGKALGRA, from the coding sequence ATGAGCAATACCGGTTTAGCCCGGCAGCTCTTCACAGCTTTCGCCGCAGGCGATGCCGATGCTGCCCGCGCGGTCTGTTCGCCGGATATGACGGGCAGCCAGAATGGCGGTCCGGCCATGGGTCTGGAAACCATTTTACACTTTGCAGTCGCAGTCAAAAATGCGGCCCCTGATTTCCGCTATGAGGATATCGTCTGCTCCGCGACAGAAACGGGCTTTGTTGAAGAACACCGCGTTCGGGCGACGTTTGGCGATGGTAGCGAGCTTGATCTGCTGGTGTGTATCGTCGCCGATGTGCAGCACGGTAAAATCTCGGCACTGCGCGAATACTTCGATACAGCAGCAGCCGCTGCCTTGGGAAAGGCGCTGGGCCGGGCCTGA
- the pyk gene encoding pyruvate kinase, producing the protein MAKRDHTRIDPRGRKVKILATIGPASRSPEMLRRLFKAGADAFRVNMSHGDHADHAQAITAIRALEKEFHRPIAILADLQGPKLRVGTFQGGKAIIKHSAHFTLDRDPAPGDDNRVCLPHPELFGIMERGQRLLINDGKIRLRVKEADENRIFCTAEVGGVISDRKGVNVPDAEVPIPALTEKDRRDLAFAVEHGADWIALSFVQRPDDMAEARKLVTAHGGKSVALCAKIEKPMAVNRLADIIDLSDGIMVARGDLGVELEPQEVPPLQKKIVNASRRAGKPVIVATQMLESMIESPIPTRAEVSDVANAVYDGADAVMLSAESAAGEWPEESVAMMHSIARQVESDEDYLKRVRFLETPPDATTSDALAHSCMTIADTVSISAITVFTDSGSTARRVARERPDTPVLVLTPSIRTARRVALLWGTHAVTTKDIGSFEEMIAKGKRMALRHGFGKAGSKQIVLAGVPFGTPGSTNLLHVVTLTGAELDKHEE; encoded by the coding sequence ATGGCAAAACGCGATCACACTCGGATCGACCCGCGCGGTCGCAAGGTCAAGATTCTGGCGACGATTGGCCCAGCCAGCCGTTCGCCCGAAATGCTGCGAAGGCTTTTCAAGGCGGGGGCAGACGCGTTCCGCGTTAATATGAGCCACGGTGACCACGCCGATCATGCGCAGGCAATCACGGCGATACGTGCGCTGGAAAAAGAGTTTCACCGACCAATCGCGATCCTCGCCGATCTACAGGGTCCAAAATTGCGCGTCGGCACTTTCCAAGGCGGCAAGGCTATTATCAAACATTCGGCGCATTTCACGCTAGACCGTGATCCAGCGCCCGGCGATGATAACCGCGTCTGCCTGCCCCACCCTGAATTATTCGGCATCATGGAACGCGGACAGCGCCTGTTGATCAATGATGGCAAAATTCGGCTGCGGGTAAAGGAAGCGGATGAGAACCGCATCTTCTGCACCGCCGAGGTTGGCGGGGTCATTTCGGATCGCAAAGGGGTGAACGTGCCCGATGCCGAAGTGCCGATCCCCGCGCTGACCGAAAAAGACCGCCGAGATCTGGCCTTTGCGGTCGAGCACGGGGCCGACTGGATCGCTCTTTCGTTTGTCCAACGCCCCGATGATATGGCCGAAGCCCGTAAATTGGTAACCGCACACGGGGGCAAATCGGTCGCATTGTGCGCAAAAATTGAAAAGCCAATGGCAGTCAATCGGCTCGCGGATATTATTGATTTGTCCGACGGGATCATGGTTGCACGCGGCGATCTGGGTGTCGAGTTGGAACCGCAAGAGGTTCCGCCTTTGCAGAAGAAGATCGTCAATGCATCGCGCCGCGCTGGCAAACCGGTAATTGTCGCAACGCAAATGCTGGAATCGATGATTGAAAGCCCGATCCCGACCCGCGCCGAAGTGTCCGACGTTGCCAATGCCGTCTATGACGGCGCCGATGCTGTCATGCTTTCCGCAGAGAGCGCAGCGGGCGAATGGCCTGAGGAATCGGTGGCCATGATGCACAGCATCGCGCGTCAGGTCGAAAGTGATGAGGATTACCTGAAACGGGTACGGTTCCTTGAGACGCCGCCCGATGCGACAACATCCGATGCACTGGCGCATAGCTGTATGACGATTGCCGACACCGTTTCGATCAGCGCCATCACCGTTTTCACAGATTCAGGCTCCACTGCGCGCCGCGTTGCCCGCGAACGGCCCGATACGCCGGTGCTGGTGCTTACTCCATCCATTCGCACTGCAAGGCGGGTCGCGCTGCTTTGGGGGACACACGCCGTCACAACAAAGGACATCGGCAGCTTTGAAGAGATGATCGCCAAGGGCAAACGCATGGCTCTGCGGCATGGTTTTGGTAAAGCGGGATCAAAGCAGATTGTGCTCGCTGGCGTACCCTTTGGAACACCGGGTTCAACCAACCTACTGCATGTCGTAACCCTGACCGGGGCGGAACTGGACAAGCACGAAGAATAA
- a CDS encoding DUF1244 domain-containing protein, with translation MQNHSADTNSTDPLDMLDDAVAAAAFRRTVRHLRHRHDAQNIQLMGLAGFCRNCLADWIRDAGFEGDKSAAREVIHGMSAEEWKSTRQKPATDEQIAAMEASLAKNKADLL, from the coding sequence ATGCAAAATCATTCTGCGGATACGAATTCAACCGATCCCCTCGATATGCTCGATGATGCGGTCGCTGCGGCGGCTTTTCGCCGCACGGTGCGCCATTTGCGCCACCGTCACGATGCCCAGAACATCCAGCTGATGGGTCTTGCGGGGTTTTGCCGCAATTGTCTGGCGGACTGGATCCGCGATGCCGGTTTTGAAGGCGACAAGTCGGCAGCGCGCGAAGTGATTCACGGCATGTCCGCTGAAGAATGGAAATCGACCCGTCAGAAACCGGCTACCGATGAACAAATCGCAGCAATGGAAGCGAGTTTGGCGAAAAACAAAGCTGACCTGCTTTAA
- a CDS encoding DUF2312 domain-containing protein, protein MAEATDDRLRLLIERIERLEEEKKGIADDIRDVYAEAKAVGYDAKIMRQIVRLRKMKPDDRSEQEIILETYKAALGMG, encoded by the coding sequence ATGGCTGAAGCCACCGATGATCGCCTGCGCCTTTTGATCGAGCGCATCGAACGCCTTGAAGAAGAGAAAAAGGGTATCGCAGACGATATTCGCGATGTGTATGCCGAGGCGAAAGCCGTTGGTTATGATGCGAAAATCATGCGCCAGATCGTGCGTCTGCGCAAAATGAAGCCGGATGATCGCAGCGAGCAAGAGATCATTCTTGAAACCTATAAAGCCGCTCTCGGCATGGGTTAA
- a CDS encoding heavy metal-binding domain-containing protein produces MAGPWKDARSVIVSTTPTLEGRPIQEYLGVITGEVIVGANVFRDLFASVRDIVGGRSGSYERILADARNQAIEELQAEAASRGGNAVVAIDLDYEVIGANGSMLMVSASGTAVRV; encoded by the coding sequence ATGGCAGGACCATGGAAAGACGCGCGCAGCGTTATCGTCAGCACCACCCCCACGCTTGAGGGGCGCCCGATCCAGGAATATCTCGGCGTTATCACGGGCGAAGTGATCGTTGGCGCCAATGTGTTCCGTGATCTTTTCGCCAGTGTGCGTGATATCGTGGGCGGACGCTCTGGTAGCTACGAACGCATTCTGGCTGATGCCCGCAATCAGGCGATCGAGGAATTGCAGGCCGAGGCGGCGAGCCGCGGCGGCAATGCGGTCGTTGCCATTGATCTTGATTACGAGGTGATCGGCGCGAACGGTTCGATGCTGATGGTGTCGGCCAGCGGGACAGCTGTCAGGGTCTGA
- a CDS encoding CPBP family glutamic-type intramembrane protease — translation MTGEITSPTSGSASGSGVNAPIAQLSTVTLRAEWRAFAEFLKRPVLPEARAPMRAGGVAVARLLGLDLIFLFVFLGGLLTLVAVGVELPENLNATLELNLSTVFLIVIGAPLIEELVFRSWLSGRPRYLIVIPIMLIAGVIAAFLGVSRTGEAAEIGVGLAILGGLAVSLIAMIAVWKSGPAAWFKTIFPGAFWLSSAAFALVHFANYTEGSFFVLLPLVLPQFVLGSIAAYLRVHYGLWTAIAIHALHNGIAIGLASLAMASEAGA, via the coding sequence ATGACAGGTGAAATCACAAGTCCAACTTCGGGCTCTGCATCAGGATCAGGCGTCAATGCCCCGATTGCGCAGCTGAGCACGGTTACCCTACGCGCCGAATGGCGCGCCTTTGCCGAGTTTTTAAAGCGCCCCGTACTGCCAGAGGCGCGCGCCCCTATGCGAGCTGGCGGTGTAGCAGTTGCCCGGCTGCTGGGCCTGGACCTGATCTTTCTGTTCGTATTTCTCGGCGGATTATTGACCCTCGTCGCAGTCGGGGTTGAGCTTCCCGAAAACCTTAACGCCACGCTTGAGCTTAACCTGAGCACGGTCTTTCTCATCGTCATCGGCGCGCCGCTGATCGAAGAGCTGGTTTTCCGCAGCTGGCTATCGGGCAGGCCGCGCTATCTGATTGTTATCCCGATCATGCTGATCGCAGGCGTAATCGCCGCTTTTCTGGGCGTATCGCGCACCGGCGAAGCGGCCGAGATTGGCGTAGGCCTTGCGATACTTGGCGGACTGGCCGTGTCACTGATTGCCATGATCGCGGTTTGGAAAAGCGGCCCGGCGGCCTGGTTCAAAACAATCTTTCCCGGCGCATTCTGGCTTAGCAGTGCCGCCTTCGCGCTGGTGCATTTTGCAAATTACACAGAAGGATCATTCTTTGTCCTGCTGCCGCTCGTGCTGCCGCAATTCGTGCTAGGGTCGATCGCGGCCTATTTGCGCGTGCATTATGGGTTATGGACGGCGATTGCCATTCATGCCCTGCATAATGGCATTGCCATCGGCCTCGCCTCGCTCGCAATGGCTAGCGAGGCCGGAGCATGA
- a CDS encoding YebC/PmpR family DNA-binding transcriptional regulator, producing MAGHSKFKNIMHRKGAQDKKRSNLFSKLSREITVAAKMGTPDPDMNPRLRLAVNTAKAQSMPKDNIQRAIDKATAGDDENYEEVRYEGYGPGGSAIIVETLTDNRNRTATAVRTAFSKHGGNLGTEGSVQHGFERLGLIEYPADAGDEDTVLEAAMEAGAEDIESSEDGHTIWTAADDLHQVASDLEKSLGEASNVKLAWKPNITVDMDEKGAGTLLKLIDVLDDDDDVQTVWGNYEISDEVMDKLDA from the coding sequence ATGGCAGGCCATTCCAAATTCAAAAACATCATGCACCGCAAAGGTGCGCAGGACAAAAAGCGTTCGAACCTGTTTTCGAAACTGTCGCGCGAAATCACCGTGGCGGCGAAAATGGGTACGCCTGATCCGGATATGAATCCGCGTCTGCGACTGGCGGTGAACACCGCAAAAGCGCAATCGATGCCGAAGGACAACATCCAGCGCGCGATTGATAAAGCGACCGCCGGTGATGACGAGAATTATGAAGAAGTTCGCTACGAAGGCTATGGTCCCGGCGGCAGCGCGATCATCGTGGAAACGCTGACCGACAACCGCAACCGCACCGCCACCGCTGTTCGCACGGCATTCAGCAAACATGGCGGCAATCTGGGTACCGAAGGGTCTGTGCAGCACGGCTTTGAACGGCTTGGCCTGATCGAATATCCTGCGGATGCGGGCGACGAAGACACTGTGCTCGAAGCGGCAATGGAAGCAGGCGCAGAAGATATCGAAAGCTCGGAAGATGGTCACACGATCTGGACCGCTGCCGATGATCTGCATCAGGTCGCAAGCGATCTTGAGAAATCTCTGGGTGAAGCATCGAATGTGAAGCTTGCTTGGAAGCCCAACATCACCGTCGACATGGATGAGAAAGGCGCTGGCACCCTGCTTAAGCTGATCGATGTTCTTGATGATGATGATGATGTTCAAACCGTGTGGGGCAATTACGAAATCAGCGATGAAGTGATGGACAAGCTGGACGCGTGA
- the ruvC gene encoding crossover junction endodeoxyribonuclease RuvC, with the protein MIILGLDPSLSCTGWGVIRSEGSRIAHIANGQIKTVAKAPMVERLHQLHEAVSAVITAHAPDRAACEEVFVNKNPQSTLKLAQARGAVLAGCGAKGLIVSEHAARLVKKAVVGTGGADKAQVQAMLKVLLPGADIAGADAADALAVAIADAHLSKQF; encoded by the coding sequence GTGATTATCCTTGGCCTTGATCCATCGTTAAGCTGCACCGGCTGGGGCGTAATTCGATCCGAAGGATCGCGCATCGCACATATTGCCAATGGTCAGATCAAAACCGTCGCCAAGGCGCCGATGGTTGAACGCCTGCACCAGCTGCATGAGGCGGTAAGCGCGGTAATCACCGCACATGCGCCAGACCGTGCGGCTTGCGAAGAGGTGTTCGTTAACAAGAACCCGCAGTCGACGCTTAAACTCGCGCAAGCGCGCGGGGCAGTGCTGGCCGGATGCGGGGCCAAAGGATTGATCGTGAGCGAGCACGCTGCACGTCTCGTCAAAAAGGCCGTTGTCGGTACCGGCGGGGCAGACAAGGCGCAGGTTCAGGCAATGCTTAAAGTGTTGTTGCCGGGTGCCGATATCGCTGGCGCCGATGCCGCAGATGCGCTTGCCGTGGCCATCGCAGATGCGCATCTAAGCAAACAGTTTTGA
- a CDS encoding arsenate reductase: protein MIHLYGIPNCDTVKKARKWLDAQGRDYAFHDYKKESPDPAKVKEWIADKGVDVVLNKRGTTFRKLSDSEKADAADSHKAVSLLVQHPSMIKRPVVEHPNGILVGFKEDEWSAVLS, encoded by the coding sequence ATGATCCATCTCTATGGAATTCCCAATTGCGACACTGTCAAAAAAGCGCGCAAATGGCTGGATGCGCAAGGCAGGGATTACGCCTTTCACGACTACAAGAAAGAAAGCCCCGATCCGGCCAAGGTGAAGGAATGGATCGCGGATAAAGGCGTCGATGTCGTGCTCAACAAACGCGGCACCACATTTCGCAAACTGTCCGATTCTGAAAAGGCGGATGCGGCGGATAGTCACAAAGCCGTAAGCTTGCTGGTTCAGCACCCTTCAATGATCAAGCGTCCAGTGGTCGAGCATCCGAATGGCATTCTGGTCGGTTTCAAGGAAGATGAATGGTCCGCAGTATTATCCTGA